A genomic stretch from Lathyrus oleraceus cultivar Zhongwan6 chromosome 2, CAAS_Psat_ZW6_1.0, whole genome shotgun sequence includes:
- the LOC127123915 gene encoding uncharacterized protein LOC127123915 produces the protein MPLYVKFLKEILSNKKNLEDDEIVMLTAECSSIIQNNMPYKLKDPGSFSIPCVIGEFIIDKALCDLGAIVSLIPLSTCEKLNLGELRPTKMSLQLADRSVKFTIGMLENVPVRIGQFYILTDFVIMDIKEDSHIPIILGRLFLATAGAIIEVKKGRLTFEVGEEKVEFLLAKFLQAPTIDDSCCFIDVINECVKEMEKEPSKYTEVLKIPTPHIFEDDNWREPYVDDSLIECLEITPNLIPCPNKPSI, from the coding sequence ATGCCTTTATATGTTAAGTTTCTTAAAGAGATTCTATCCAACAAAAAAAATCTTGAGGATGATGAAATCGTTATGCTTACTGCCGAGTGTAGCAGTATTATTCAAAACAACATGCCTTATAAACtgaaagacccaggtagtttttCTATACCATGTGTAATTGGAGAGTTTAtcatagacaaagctttatgcgatttaggagccaTCGTTAGTTTAATTCCCTTATCCACATGCGAAAAACTCAATCTAGGAGAATTAAGACCAACAAAGATGTCTTTACAACTAGCTGACCGTTCTGTTAAATTTACAATAGGTATGCTAGAGAACGTTCCCGTTCGTATAGGACAATTCTATATTCTCACCGACTTTGTAATAATGGATATAAAGGAGGATTCCCACATCCCTATTATTTTAGGAAGACTCTTTTTAGCCACAGCCGGAGCCATCATAGAAGTGAAGAAAGGTAGgctaacattcgaagttggagaagAAAAAGTTGAATTTCTCTTAGCTAAATTCCTACAAGCACCAACTATAGACGACTCATGTTGTTTCATAGACGTCATCAACGAATGTGTGAAAGAAATGGAGAAGGAACCATCTAAGTATACTGAAGTACTGAAGATTCCAACACCTCATATATTCGAAGACGATAATTGGCGTGAGCCATACGTAGATGACAGTCTGATAGAATGTCTAGAAATAACACCAAATCTAATTCCATGCCCAAATAAACCTTCAATATAA